From a single Aspergillus puulaauensis MK2 DNA, chromosome 2, nearly complete sequence genomic region:
- a CDS encoding uncharacterized protein (COG:S;~EggNog:ENOG410PHZM;~TransMembrane:5 (i12-32o52-74i94-123o138-155i176-204o)), with amino-acid sequence MGALIGISLYNAVELTTLIFTTFHFYGGLYFWSLTLSTTLGLVPSGIANTLHYFNIGPLWLAMTLSNIGFYFLIPMQSVVLYSRLHLVLYNQLILRLALYILIVDAVVFSISITIVCYGSAFIRTPGWNASYTILERLQVTWFCVQEFILAFLYIRETIKLLHLNPAHSSRRRKIMYELLAINIGIILMDVAVIVIEFLGLYYLQVLVKCAIYSAKLKLEFAVLGKLTAIVESPHRDLGDRAGTEDLSDRRRPASDPIRYARDRVSLTATNVSKES; translated from the coding sequence ATGGGAGCCCTGATTGGAATATCACTGTACAATGCGGTCGAACTGACTACTCTGATATTTACAACTTTCCACTTCTACGGCGGACTCTACTTTTGGTCCCTCACGCTCTCGACAACACTCGGTCTCGTACCCAGCGGTATTGCGAACACACTGCACTATTTCAATATCGGCCCGCTATGGCTCGCAATGACTCTATCGAACATTGGGTTCTATTTTCTGATTCCAATGCAATCGGTGGTCCTCTATTCCCGACTACATCTGGTCCTATACAACCAGCTGATTCTTCGACTCGCACTCTATATATTGATCGTCGACGCGGTTGTCTTTTCGATCTCAATAACGATTGTATGCTACGGATCCGCATTCATACGCACACCCGGCTGGAACGCGAGCTACACGATCCTGGAGCGGCTACAGGTAACTTGGTTCTGCGTGCAGGAATTTATACTCGCCTTTCTGTACATCCGCGAGACAATCAAACTTCTGCACCTAAACCCGGCACACAGCAGCcggcggaggaagataatGTACGAGCTGCTGGCCATTAACATTGGCATTATCCTCATGGATGTTGCGGTTATCGTCATCGAGTTCCTGGGGCTATACTACCTGCAGGTCCTGGTGAAGTGCGCCATCTACAGCGCTAAACTGAAACTGGAGTTTGCTGTTCTGGGAAAGCTGACGGCGATTGTGGAATCACCTCATCGCGATCTGGGCGATCGTGCTGGTACTGAGGATCTGTCTGATAGACGGCGGCCCGCTTCCGATCCGATTAGATATGCACGAGACAGGGTGTCCCTAACTGCGACGAATGTCTCGAAGGAATCCTAG
- a CDS encoding Gfo/Idh/MocA family protein (COG:S;~EggNog:ENOG410PJSM;~InterPro:IPR004104,IPR000683,IPR036291;~PFAM:PF01408;~go_function: GO:0016491 - oxidoreductase activity [Evidence IEA]) has translation MPVNVALIGGGIWAREEHLPAIEAAEDLELTAVYSRSVSSAQSIVDIAARPLELYSDDSERGYKDLLARSDIQGVVISLPIANQAPYIKQALLAGKHVLSEKPVAESVQEAEELILWYRSEIVNATWAVAENFRFLNSFDFAAEQIKSLGRIVGFQGRNQGFIEKDWKFNLTEWRRNPTHQGGYILDGGVHYIATLRTLLAAQPGNEIARVSAFTGLVQPYLPPVDTADAILRTRSGVTGTFQIWRGTSVKADEWTIACENGSVTVLFDKVIVNRNGQEAVETVPNERSGVPPVVRAWGKSLVSGKLSWEQEPEAALGDLELIELILRSGEQEGTPLDCKYQAAHS, from the exons ATGCCAGTCAACGTCGCGCTCATCGGAGGAG GAATCTGGGCCCGCGAGGAGCACCTC CCTGCTATCGAAGCGGCGGAGGATCTCGAACTCACGGCCGTTTATTCTCGCTCTGTATCATCCGCCCAGTCGATCGTGGATATTGCTGCGCGACCTCTCGAGCTGTACTCGGACGATTCGGAGCGCGGCTACAAGGACCTCCTCGCCAGATCCGATATTCAGGGCGTTGTCATCTC GCTACCGATCGCGAACCAAGCGCCGTACATCAAACAAGCCCTGCTGGCCGGGAAACACGTCCTGTCGGAGAAGCCTGTCGCGGAGAGTgttcaagaagctgaagagctgATCCTATGGTATCGCTCTGAAATTGTGAATGCAACCTGGGCAGTGGCAGAGAATTTCCGTTTCTTGAATAGCTTCGACTTTGCCGCCGAGCAGATCAAGTCTCTTGGTAGGATCGTGGGATTCCAGGGTCGAAACCAGGGGTTTATTGAGAAGGACTGGAAATTCAACC TCACCGAGTGGAGGCGAAATCCTACCCACCAGGGTGGCTACATTCTTGATGGCGGCGTTCACTACATAGCCACCCTTCGAACGCTTCTTGCCGCGCAGCCTGGGAATGAGATAGCTCGTGTCTCGGCTTTTACCGGTCTCGTTCAACCATATCTTCCTCCAGTCGACACAGCGGATGCGATTCTGCGAACGAGATCGGGCGTTACCGGGACATTCCAGATTTGGCGAGGGACGAGTGTCAAGGCTGATGAATGGACCATCGCTTGCGAGAACGGGTCGGTGACAGTACTGTTTGACAAGGTAATTGTGAATCGCAATGGACAGGAGGCCGTTGAAACTGTTCCAAATGAAAGGAGCGGTGTCCCCCCTGTAGTTCGGGCCTGGGGCAAGAGCCTTGTCAGTGGAAAGCTGAGCTGGGAGCAAGAGCCCGAGGCTGCCCTTGGGGATCTCGAGTTG ATCGAACTCATTCTGCGGAGTGGAGAGCAGGAAGGGACACCATTGGACTGCAAGTACCAGGCGGCACACAGTTAG
- a CDS encoding uncharacterized protein (COG:S;~EggNog:ENOG410PV6M;~InterPro:IPR036864,IPR007219,IPR001138;~PFAM:PF00172;~TransMembrane:1 (o575-597i);~go_function: GO:0000981 - DNA-binding transcription factor activity, RNA polymerase II-specific [Evidence IEA];~go_function: GO:0003677 - DNA binding [Evidence IEA];~go_function: GO:0008270 - zinc ion binding [Evidence IEA];~go_process: GO:0006351 - transcription, DNA-templated [Evidence IEA];~go_process: GO:0006355 - regulation of transcription, DNA-templated [Evidence IEA]), producing MLQSTGPENSDRYAFWQSSEYPNHQAVYHFHISLYSRYIMSPKAHSALAALHRPEFIIGKPLPACDLCHSRKVKCDREETCKNCIAAKAPCIRSRQRLPRRISTRRGLDRHRTVGSISGSASPSQEHIFSSHQRPRRRSYQSALSSPHVAHKEVPPERLGRTCPSTPAEGLISLPLVPEPSDQADSTSNLMIRQELHSNTNLSLDRINVLESALALVRKFVATSERADTVSHEPGIGSDLPVPQDVTMELFYMMFSGQGGGGPVSLNHWPDHLPLQTLERMCLALVNGTVSGQTAIQYKVCVFSRATLFVTRWLRLCPSDDLACCLVKSKKSYAAACLQCLRDVDLTGAQSLLMLQTLLSGAHLVQLLGDSSRSWFLTACAARALVALGYHRSSRITADTDEGFEIRHCVFWCYYFDKTLSMLLVRPSSLPDMQFTPGDLVHTDSDDPLSFKVKILVKLAQVQDASLPFIVGNKRAQTESASARLDALETDLRYIHDDIIEFRPKCTSGRTLMIEWDALNFTFYSIATTVLRLNPSSLHDRGKREQCLQYARQALWSMQACQKHLDTITHIATDFLFWTALLYPLTPFFVVFCNVVATSNVHDLRLLNEVTATISKVKEQCAFGMNLYIMLSELIAMCTQLHDVLPAAPQQLHGDPLAQEPPIRTDQTVDPASHADSLISDGAPVTSSSQYISPISALDQSTTTTTTTNAIPGQQPFPSTAAEAESGHASIWEEGLMSELFNIQPSVQWFDSDYYNFFGIQQT from the exons ATGTTGCAGTCCACTGGGCCTGAAAACTCGGATCGATACGCTTTCTGGCAGTCTTCCGAATATCCGAATCACCAAGCTGTCTACCACTTCCACATCTCGCTTTATAGCAGATACATCATGTCCCCGAAGGCCCATAGTGCCCTGGCAGCCCTGCACAGGCCCGAGTTCATCATCGGCAAGCCCCTCCCTGCA TGCGACCTCTGCCATTCTCGGAAA GTGAAATGTGACAGGGAGGAAACATGCAAGAATTGCATCGCGGCAAAGGCACCGTGCATTCGATCGCGACagcgtcttcctcgtcgcatATCGAC TCGCCGAGGTCTTGATAGACACCGAACAGTTGGCAGCATAAGCGGATCCGCGTCCCCCAGCCAGGAGCATATCTTCTCTTCCCACCAGAGGCCGCGTCGTAGAAGTTATCAGTCTGCCTTGTCCTCGCCACATGTTGCTCACAAAGAAGTCCCACCGGAGAGGCTCGGTCGAACATGTCCCTCGACACCAGCAGAGGGTCTCATATCTCTCCCTCTTGTTCCCGAGCCCTCCGACCAGGCTGACAGCACAAGTAACCTAATGATCAGACAAGAGCTCCATTCAAACACCAATCTATCCTTGGACCGAATCAATGTCTTGGAATCTGCTCTCGCGTTGGTCCGCAAGTTCGTGGCAACGTCCGAGCGTGCCGACACTGTGTCTCACGAACCAGGCATTGGCAGCGACCTTCCCGTTCCTCAAGATGTAACCATGGAATTGTTCTACATGATGTTCAGCG GccagggtggtggtggaccGGTCAGCTTGAATCATTGGCCTGACCACCTGCCTCTACAGACTCTGGAGCGAATGTGTCTCGCTCTTGTTAATGGAACTGTCAGCGGCCAGACCGCCATTCAATACAAAGTCTGCGTCTTTTCCAGAGCAACATTGTTTGTCACTCGCTGGCTGCGACTGTGTCCATCTGACGACCTTGCGTGCTGTCTtgtgaagtcgaagaagagctATGCAGCGGCCTGTCTGCAATGTCTTCGGGACGTCGACCTCACCGGAGCTCAGAGTCTGCTCATGCTGCAAACCCTTCTTTCAGGA GCCCATCTAGTTCAGCTTCTCGGTGATTCCTCTAGATCGTGGTTTCTAACTGCTTGTGCCGCTCGTGCTCTCGTCGCGCTGGGCTATCACCGGTCAAGTAGGATTACTGCGGACACTGACGAAGGTTTTGAGATTCGCCATTGTGTGTTTTGGTGCTACTACTTTGATAAGACCTTGAGTATGCTGCTTGTCAGGCCTTCCTCTCTACCAGATATGCAGTTCACCCCTGGGGATCTGGTGCATACCGACTCGGACGACCCCCTATCATTCAAGGTCAAGATTCTCGTCAAGCTTGCCCAAGTACAGGATGCCTCGTTGCCGTTCATAGTGGGAAATAAAAGAGCACAAACAGAGTCTGCTTCAGCTCGGCTCGACGCTCTCGAAACGGACCTGCGGTATATCCACGACGATATTATTGAG TTCCGGCCGAAATGTACAAGTGGGCGCACTCTCATGATAGAATGGGATGCGCTCAATTTCACCTTCTACTCCATAGCCACGACCGTCCTCCGCTTGAATCCCTCCTCCCTGCATGATCGTGGTAAACGTGAGCAATGTCTGCAGTATGCCCGGCAGGCGCTCTGGTCCATGCAAGCATGCCAAAAGCATCTCGATACAATTACCCATATTGCCACtgacttcctcttctg GACTGCGCTGCTGTATCCCCTCACCCCATTCTTCGTTGTATTTTGCAACGTAGTCGCAACGTCGAATGTTCACGACCTGCGACTCCTTAATGAAGTAACCGCGACAATATCCAAAGTGAAGGAACAATGTGCCTTCGGAATGAATCTCTACATCATGCTCTCGGAACTGATTGCAATGTGCACGCAACTCCATGATGTGCTGCCTGCAGCACCACAACAACTCCACGGTGATCCTTTGGCCCAAGAACCTCCTATTCGCACAGATCAGACAGTagacccagccagccatgcgGATAGTTTGATATCGGATGGTGCACCGGTAACCTCTAGCTCCCAATACATATCACCAATATCAGCCCTCGACCAatccaccacaaccacaaccacaaccaacGCCATTCCAGGCCAACAGCCGTTCCCATCTACCGCAGCTGAGGCGGAATCAGGACATGCGTCCATCTGGGAAGAGGGTCTTATGTCGGAACTCTTTAACATCCAGCCGTCGGTCCAGTGGTTTGATTCGGACTATTATAATTTCTTCGGCATTCAGCAGACCTGA
- a CDS encoding uncharacterized protein (COG:S;~EggNog:ENOG410Q1WG;~TransMembrane:6 (o16-37i49-75o95-116i128-150o173-193i213-231o)): MEARKGSPTDDKGPKILAVLWGLTGFTLIVVSARMTIRAKMLRNFGLDDWLIAFSMLMGIVYCAITTANIAIGYGKHAYVLEQETVERASFLNSLSFLFGIISFSVPKLAVGAMLIRILNPSTMHKTIIWGLTGLGATISGICIIILFTMCDPPHALWKTSLVMEGKATCKDVWILVNYAMFTGAYSAFIDLYLAIYPTTVLMKLHMSLRKRLALCAALGLGAIASAMAVVKCTQLKGLADKSDYTYGTADLVLWTNVESDVVIIASCIPTLQPVLELILGKRKLSSYSGSKNKYKGSQQLHDSEYGRGSKPSKKQGKMDLTITGVGSEESILRDDANGNQGHPMGAIRRTDNVTVEYESRMGGHDQMGIRREDRGSW, from the exons ATGGAAGCTCGCAAAGGGAGTCCTACTGACGACAAGGGTCCCAAGATCCTGGCCGTACTATGGGGACTGACTGGCTTCACATTGATTGTCGTCTCAGCTCGTATGACTATCCGGGCAAAGATGCTTCGGAATTTCGGCCTGGATGACTGGCTGATTGCCTTTTCGATG CTTATGGGCATTGTTTACTGTGCCATCACGACAGCCAACATCGCAATCGGATACGGTAAACACGCCTACGTGCTCGAGCAGGAGACAGTCGAGAGAGCCAGTTTTCTAAATTCTCTCAGTTTCCTCTTCGGCATCATCTCGTTTTCGGTGCCGAAACTTGCCGTCGGGGCCATGTTGATTCGGATCCTCAACCCGAGCACCATGCACAAGACAATCATATGGGGGTTGACTGGCCTGGGTGCTACTATCTCAGGTATCTGCATCATTATACTCTTTACCATGTGTGACCCGCCACACGCGCTCTGGAAGACGTCCCTTGTCATGGAGGGCAAGGCAACCTGTAAGGACGTGTGGATTTTGGTCAATTATGCCATGTTTACAGGAG CGTACTCTGCCTTTATCGACTTGTATCTTGCAATCTACCCGACAACCGTGCTGATGAAGCTGCACATGTCCCTCCGAAAGCGACTTGCACTGTGCGCAGCTTTAGGACTCGGAGCTAT TGCCTCTGCAATGGCCGTCGTCAAATGCACGCAACTGAAAGGTCTCGCTGATAAATCGGACTACACATACGGGACTGCCGACCTCGTTCTCTGGACCAA TGTAGAATCCgacgtcgtcatcatcgcctcctgCATCCCAACCCTCCAACCAGTCCTCGAACTAATCCTCGGAAAACGAAAGCTCTCATCCTACAGCGGATCGAAGAACAAATACAAAGGAAGCCAGCAACTCCATGATTCCGAGTACGGACGGGGCAGCAAGCCGTCTAAGAAACAGGGGAAAATGGATCTGACAATCACCGGCGTGGGGAGCGAGGAGAGTATCCTGAGGGATGATGCGAATGGAAACCAGGGGCATCCCATGGGCGCCATTCGAAGGACAGATAATGTTACGGTTGAGTATGAGAGCAGGATGGGTGGGCATGACCAGATGGGTATTCGGAGGGAGGATAGGGGGTCTTGGTGA
- a CDS encoding uncharacterized protein (COG:G;~EggNog:ENOG410PU9A;~InterPro:IPR005829,IPR005828,IPR003663,IPR036259, IPR020846;~PFAM:PF00083,PF07690;~TransMembrane:12 (i12-32o65-85i97-114o120-144i156-175o187-208i277-300o312-331i343-364o370-395i407-431o437-458i);~go_component: GO:0016020 - membrane [Evidence IEA];~go_component: GO:0016021 - integral component of membrane [Evidence IEA];~go_function: GO:0022857 - transmembrane transporter activity [Evidence IEA];~go_process: GO:0055085 - transmembrane transport [Evidence IEA]): MFDSLKLDWRSHGWAIFYCGISAIGALCYGYDNTYYNGVLAMQQFKNDYGTHRDADGNLALPSSFQSLTASAIYIGDLLGALIAAPINDRWGRKSTFWFASFCILAGGICQVADTIHHQAIIVVGRILIGLGVGQFTVTSLLYIGEVAPSSIRGPALMMFQFLQSCSQLVASALNQGTETINNSLSYRLPMGGLVVLPLIMFAFLPFIPETPKWYISQNRPADAERSLRRINRSQPDYNPTPELTTIQRTHQIECEQTKSSSSWSSLVTDPIERRKLVFSAGAMFSQQICGILFFYVYGVVFIQEIGVADPFLVQLAINIVQIFAVGASVITGNKVSRRSNLLVTNSIMLAAFIVIGAIGTRHLTSDSQIVIVVFSFIVVVGFNFGLGPLAYTIAREMAVGVNQNKIMSSSIVVFYFTTWLVSFTAPYLYYDAGLGPMLGFVYAGTTCLALAWTWYCVGETAGRTGLEISLFFRVQIPVREWKGYAFDNNQGVEFGGREKVLDEREVEHVERTG; the protein is encoded by the coding sequence ATGTTTGACTCTTTGAAGCTCGACTGGAGAAGCCACGGCTGGGCCATCTTCTACTGCGGGATATCAGCCATTGGTGCCCTCTGCTATGGCTACGACAATACTTACTACAACGGCGTCCTGGCCATGCAACAGTTCAAGAATGACTACGGCACGCACCGCGATGCAGACGGCAACCTTGCCCTGCCTTCCTCGTTCCAGTCCCTCACGGCTTCCGCAATCTATATCGGAGACCTCCTAGGCGCCCTCATCGCCGCACCCATAAACGACCGCTGGGGCCGCAAATCCACCTTCTGGTTCGCATCATTCTGTATCCTGGCCGGCGGAATCTGTCAAGTGGCTGATACCATCCACCACCAGGCCATCATCGTAGTCGGccgcatcctcatcggcctCGGGGTTGGCCAATTCACTGTGACGTCCTTGTTATACATCGGCGAGGTCGCCCCCTCGAGCATCCGCGGCCCAGCCCTAATGATGTTCCAATTCCTGCAATCCTGCTCGCAGCTCGTCGCATCAGCCCTTAACCAGGGCACCGAAACAATCAACAACTCCCTCTCCTACCGTCTCCCCATGGGcggcctcgtcgtcctcccccTGATAATGTTCGCCTTTCTCCCCTTCATCCCCGAAACACCAAAGTGGTACATCTCGCAAAACCGGCCCGCAGACGCAGAACGCAGTCTCCGCCGCATAAACCGCAGCCAGCCAGACTACAACCCAACCCCCGAACTAACAACCATCCAAAGAACACACCAAATCGAGTGCGAACAGaccaaatcctcctcctcctggtcctcgCTAGTAACAGACCCCATCGAACGGCGCAAACTGGTCTTCTCCGCCGGCGCTATGTTCTCCCAGCAGATTTGcggcatcctcttcttctacgTCTACggcgtcgtcttcatccAGGAAATTGGCGTCGCGGATCCGTTTCTCGTGCAGCTCGCTATCAATATCGTCCAGATCTTCGCAGTCGGTGCATCAGTGATAACCGGGAATAAAGTGTCAAGGCGATCAAACCTCCTCGTTACAAACAGCATAATGCTAGCTGCGTTCATCGTGATCGGCGCCATCGGGACCCGGCATCTGACTTCTGACTCTCAGATCGTCATCGTGGTAttcagcttcatcgtcgtggTCGGATTCAATTTCGGGCTCGGGCCACTGGCATACACAATCGCGCGCGAGATGGCCGTAGGCGTGAACCAGAATAAGATCATGAGTAGTTCGATCGTGGTCTTCTATTTCACGACGTGGCTGGTATCGTTTACAGCGCCGTATCTATATTATGATGCTGGGTTGGGGCCTATGTTGGGGTTTGTGTATGCGGGGACGACTTGTTTAGCcctggcttggacttggtATTGCGTTGGGGAGACGGCGGGGAGGACGGGGTTGGAGATTTCGTTGTTCTTTAGGGTGCAAATTCCTGTAAGGGAGTGGAAGGGGTATGCTTTTGATAATAACCAGGGGGTTGAATTTggtgggagggagaaggtgtTGGACGAGAGGGAGGTGGAGCATGTTGAGCGGACTGGTTGA